A window of Daucus carota subsp. sativus chromosome 2, DH1 v3.0, whole genome shotgun sequence genomic DNA:
GTGCTTTTATAATGTGTGAAATCCCATTTCTCTCCACTTTCATGACGTCCACTAGTAATCCAGTCAACAATAAGCAAGCTTGAGTTCGACATTATTCTGAAGACTTGCTTCTGGGAGTATTTTGCGGTGGAAAAACAAGTCACTGGATCTGGAATGACAACCAAAAGGGCATCAATTCCAATTCTTGCCTACTGCATGGAATACATTAGCCCCCATTATATAACACTTACAATAATTCAACTTACAGTTGTCTAGAGTCAATATTTATCTAGTATAGATAGAAAGATTAGGCAGTCAGAAAATGCTTAAACTGAACAAAAGATCAGGCACTTATTCATGAACAACAGTGTTTCATGCAAATTTATTGGTCAGTTGAACCATATAGCCTTCTGGCATATTCGTAAAAACATGTTTTCATCATATATCTTGGACAACAACAAGAACGCGCGAAAAACAATATAGGAATGTGCAAATAACTCAATTATCTCATTACAAGTTATGCTTTTTCAAGTTCACAATTTAGGATCTTAGACAGAGATGTCATGTACATGAGTAGATCCACAGTGTGCCATTACCTCATATATCTGAACAGAGCACCTTGACCCCACACATTTGTATACCTACATTGcaagattttaaataaaaaatcaaaccatGTATACTTTCTCCaaataaatgtataaaataaCATAACATCTGATAGTGAATATGATTCAAAAAGTCACACTTTTGTGGAAGCTTGGGTGGTCAAAACTGCTGTACAGCCATCTCCAATAGTGAATTCACATGAGATAGAGTCTCCCTAAAAAAAACCCAGTAAACAACTAGACAAACACTTGTAAAAtcaaggggggggggggggggggggggggagagggagagagagagagagagagagagagatatgagCATACAGAGACAATTCCTCCACCATAAGTGAGAGCATAAATCCATACAGCATCAGTTTGAGAGGAACCGACCTAAAATTCGAACCATTTTCAAATGGGATATGATatgatatatgtatgtaaatGTAAATGCTTACACATATTACAGACACGCACCTTTCTGGGGAGAATGAACTTGAGAGGATACTTGGAAAAGCATCTTGTTGCCGTTGACTTTCCCATTACTTTCTCCACTACCACCGTCCCAGTTTTCAAATCTTCCATTTCAACATCCATTCTTTTCTTGGATTAATCAAGATATATGACTGCACAACAAAAACCCCACTTGTGA
This region includes:
- the LOC108206950 gene encoding urease accessory protein D isoform X1 — translated: MDVEMEDLKTGTVVVEKVMGKSTATRCFSKYPLKFILPRKVGSSQTDAVWIYALTYGGGIVSGDSISCEFTIGDGCTAVLTTQASTKVYKCVGSRCSVQIYEARIGIDALLVVIPDPVTCFSTAKYSQKQVFRIMSNSSLLIVDWITSGRHESGEKWDFTHYKSTNHIYLEGDEPLFLDTVLLEQGSTVTIAERVQDYQVLAMVIILGPKLKHVQTKVQEDVKNMMSEQLQLPATSLRRYSAPSTSHSLIKPSFLASCSPFGPQGSGVVIRIAAMTTESVYRFLQQQLASLEPLVGVLPYC
- the LOC108206950 gene encoding urease accessory protein D isoform X2, with product MDVEMEDLKTGTVVVEKVMGKSTATRCFSKYPLKFILPRKVGSSQTDAVWIYALTYGGGIVSVYKCVGSRCSVQIYEARIGIDALLVVIPDPVTCFSTAKYSQKQVFRIMSNSSLLIVDWITSGRHESGEKWDFTHYKSTNHIYLEGDEPLFLDTVLLEQGSTVTIAERVQDYQVLAMVIILGPKLKHVQTKVQEDVKNMMSEQLQLPATSLRRYSAPSTSHSLIKPSFLASCSPFGPQGSGVVIRIAAMTTESVYRFLQQQLASLEPLVGVLPYC